A single genomic interval of Spinacia oleracea cultivar Varoflay chromosome 6, BTI_SOV_V1, whole genome shotgun sequence harbors:
- the LOC110779333 gene encoding sterol carrier protein 2 — protein sequence MADSDQQLKSDALLEQMKTHLTTDAGKETIKKVGLVYQLNIAPKKLGFNEVIYTVDLKKGEVKKGAYEGGKPDATFSFKDEDFLKIATGKMNPQIAFMRGAMKIKGSISAAQKFTPDIFPKPAKL from the exons ATGGCCGACTCAGATCAGCAGCTGAAATCCGATGCTTTGTTGGAACAAATGAAAACCCACCTCACTACTGATGCTGGGAAAGAGACCATCAAGAAAGTTGGCCTCGTTTATCAGCTCAACATCGCCCCTAAG AAATTGGGGTTTAATGAAGTGATTTACACGGTTGATCTTAAGAAGGGAGAGGTTAAGAAAG GGGCTTATGAAGGAGGAAAGCCAGATGCAACATTTTCTTTCAAGGATGAGGATTTCCTTAAGATTGCAACAGGAAAAATGAACCCTCAAATTGCTTTCATGAGGGGTGCAATGAAGATTAAGGGTAGTATAAGTGCTGCCCAGAAATTCACTCCTGATATTTTCCCTAAGCCTGCTAAGCTGTGA
- the LOC110786560 gene encoding G-type lectin S-receptor-like serine/threonine-protein kinase At1g11410, with protein MILRALIVLLSLQLCTSIDTITPTSPLKAGDVLTSKSGKFTLGFFSPGNSTRRYVGIWFTRVSVQTAVWVANRDKPVNDSNGILSINEDGHLTIKSGKTVIWSSYISVPVNKINSTSCQCQLLDSGNLVLNTDNGKTLLWQSFDHITDTFLPGMKLGLDKKTGLNRYLTSWRSKDDPSPGNFSFRVDPSGSPQFFLYQGSDPVWRSGPWVGQKWSGVPDMTRAYIFNYSFVSDANEVSVTYNVLSDSIITIFLVDGVSGTVQRRTWHDNTKRWTEFWSAPKEFCDQYGECGPFGSCNSNSGNQFQCTCFPGYQPKSPRDWYLRDGSQGCVREENRSMCKNREGFLKLASVKLPDTSKAVVNKNSTLKECEEECLKNCSCVGYTSADDSGGGSTGCISLYGQLTDTRMYSSGGQDVYFRADAVELAKYEKSKGLFANKKLERIVIGLLVPTSTLLIFFVGFWVHRKISKEREEAAERSLWTKDADDSDASSELPFFTRSEIVAATDNFSWTNKLGEGGFGAVYKGRMKNGQEIAVKKLAPNSGQGIQEFKNEVRLIAKLQHKNLVKMLGCCIRGEEKMLIYEFMPNKSLDYFIFYEENKVSLDWKKRFDIIMGIARGMLYLHQDSRLKIIHRDMKASNVLLDKDMVPKISDFGMARIFGNEQVQVNTTRVVGTYGYMAPEYALEGLMSVKSDVFSFGVLLLEIISGRKNSGFYPDNPSINLVGHVWELWKEGRSSEIVDPYLKGEADIEELLICIQIGLLCVQERADDRPTMSEVVFMLSNKVELPSPNQPAFVHKGRYHDADPSSSSAGAYSVNDLSVTFIVDGR; from the exons atgattCTGAGAGCTCTGATTGTGCTTCTTTCACTGCAGTTATGTACTTCCATTGACACTATAACTCCAACCAGTCCGCTCAAAGCCGGTGATGTACTGACATCAAAATCAGGAAAGTTCACTCTAGGATTCTTCAGCCCCGGAAATTCAACTCGAAGATACGTCGGAATTTGGTTCACTAGGGTGTCTGTACAGACTGCTGTTTGGGTTGCTAACAGAGACAAACCAGTCAATGATTCAAATGGGATCCTTTCGATCAACGAAGACGGGCATCTTACAATCAAATCTGGGAAAACTGTTATATGGTCATCGTATATTTCAGTTCCAGTGAACAAAATCAACAGCACCTCATGTCAATGTCAGCTCCTAGATTCTGGGAATTTAGTCTTGAATACTGATAATGGAAAAACTTTGCTGTGGCAGAGTTTTGATCACATAACAGACACTTTCCTACCAGGAATGAAGCTCGGGTTGGATAAAAAAACCGGGTTAAACCGCTATTTAACCTCTTGGAGATCAAAAGATGATCCAAGTCCTGGGAATTTCTCCTTTCGGGTTGACCCAAGTGGGTCTCCTCAGTTCTTCTTGTATCAAGGGTCGGACCCGGTTTGGCGGTCTGGTCCTTGGGTAGGACAGAAATGGAGTGGTGTTCCAGATATGACGCGTGCTTATATCTTCAACTATAGCTTTGTCAGTGATGCAAATGAGGTTTCTGTAACCTACAACGTTCTCAGTGATTCAATCATCACAATCTTTTTGGTAGATGGTGTTTCAGGAACAGTTCAGAGACGAACTTGGCATGATAATACTAAACGATGGACCGAGTTTTGGTCTGCTCCGAAGGAGTTTTGTGATCAGTATGGGGAGTGTGGTCCTTTTGGTAGCTGCAATTCAAACAGCGGCAATCAATTTCAGTGCACTTGTTTTCCTGG GTATCAACCAAAATCACCACGAGATTGGTACCTGAGAGACGGTTCACAAGGTTGTGTAAGAGAAGAAAACAGGTCAATGTGCAAAAACAGAGAAGGATTCTTGAAGTTAGCAAGCGTCAAGTTGCCTGATACATCAAAAGCTGTGGTAAACAAGAACTCAACGTTGAAAGAGTGTGAAGAAGAATGCTTGAAGAACTGTTCTTGTGTAGGATATACGAGTGCAGATGACAGTGGTGGAGGCAGTACTGGCTGCATTTCACTCTATGGTCAGTTGACAGATACCAGAATGTATTCCAGTGGGGGCCAAGATGTATACTTTCGGGCCGATGCAGTTGAGTTAG CAAAATATGAAAAATCGAAAGGCCTTTTTGCAAATAAAAAGCTGGAAAGAATTGTCATAGGGCTTCTGGTACCAACATCCACATTATTGATCTTCTTTGTGGGGTTTTGGGTGCACCGGAAGATAAGTAAAG AGCGGGAAGAAGCAGCTGAAAGGTCCCTTTGGACGAAAGATGCTGACGACAGTGATGCGAGTTCAGAACTGCCCTTCTTTACTCGTAGCGAAATAGTTGCAGCTACAGACAATTTCAGTTGGACTAATAAGCTTGGAGAAGGTGGCTTTGGAGCAGTGTACAAG GGCCGAATGAAAAATGGGCAAGAAATTGCTGTGAAAAAACTGGCTCCAAATTCAGGACAAGGTATACAGGAATTTAAGAATGAAGTTAGACTGATTGCTAAACTTCAGCACAAAAACCTTGTGAAGATGTTAGGGTGTTGCATTAGAGGAGAGGAGAAGATGTTGATCTACGAATTCATGCCAAACAAAAGCTTGGACTATTTCATTTTCT ATGAGGAGAATAAGGTGTCTTTGGATTGGAAAAAACGCTTTGACATCATAATGGGGATTGCTAGAGGGATGTTGTATCTTCACCAAGACTCGCGGTTAAAGATCATTCATAGGGACATGAAAGCAAGCAATGTCTTGTTGGATAAAGACATGGTTcccaaaatttcagattttggcATGGCTAGAATATTCGGAAATGAACAAGTACAAGTAAACACCACCAGGGTGGTTGGAACCTA TGGGTATATGGCACCAGAGTATGCATTGGAGGGATTGATGTCAGTAAAATCGGATGTTTTCAGCTTCGGAGTCTTGTTACTGGAGATTATTAGTGGTAGAAAAAACTCCGGCTTTTATCCTGACAATCCTTCTATCAATTTAGTTGGACAT GTTTGGGAGCTTTGGAAAGAAGGAAGATCATCAGAGATTGTGGATCCATATTTGAAAGGAGAAGCTGATATTGAGGAACTTTTAATATGCATACAAATtggactgttatgtgtgcaAGAACGTGCAGATGATAGACCAACAATGTCAGAAGTAGTGTTTATGTTGAGCAACAAAGTCGAACTTCCTTCTCCGAATCAGCCTGCGTTTGTCCATAAAGGACGTTACCATGATGCAGATCCATCATCGTCAAGTGCTGGAGCTTATTCAGTAAATGATCTCTCGGTTACTTTCATTGTTGATGGTCGCTAA